The Osmerus eperlanus chromosome 7, fOsmEpe2.1, whole genome shotgun sequence genome includes a region encoding these proteins:
- the LOC134023133 gene encoding tripartite motif-containing protein 16-like isoform X1 has product MSQQGVLLDHNQFSCSICLDLLKDPVTTPCGHSYCMSCIKDYWDQDDQKGVYSCPECRQTFTPRPVLRKNNMLAEVVEKLKKTELQAAPPADSSAGPGDVLCDFCSGRKQKALKSCLVCLVSYCEAHLQPHYEFPAFKKHKLVIASSQLQEKICSRHNEVMKIFCRTDQQCICLVCAMDEHKGHDTVSAATERTEKQRELGLSQQNVQKRVQQREKELKELQQAVESLTRSAQVAEVDSERIFTELICSIERRRSEVKELIRAQQGAAVSQAEGLVERLEQEIAQLKRRDAELEQLSHTEDHIHFLQSFQSLSSPSVSSDLPSTIAPHRKDFCDVREAVSKLKEKLEDILKGEWPKITTTVNPADLLLPPEPKTRADFLQYSCQLTLDPNTAYKHISLSEGNRIGNISSVQPYLYHPERFTHAWQVLCRNALSGHCYWEVEWSGMVGIAVSYKDINRTGSGLLSEFGNNDKSWCLENSGKSFYFRHNNVKTVTSSFGSRVGVYLDHMAGTLSFYSISDTMALIHRVQTTFTQPLYPGFVFRSWVATAKLCELE; this is encoded by the exons ATGTCTCAACAGGGAGTTCTGCTGGACCACAACCAGTTCAGTTGTTCAATCTGTCTGGATCTACTGAAGGATCCGGTGACTACTCCCTGTGGACACAGCTACTGTATGAGCTGTATAAAAGACTACTGGGATCAGGATGATCAGAAGGGAGTCTACAGCTGCCCCGAGTGCAGACAGACCTTCACTCCCAGGCCTGTTCTGAGGAAAAACAACATGCTGGCTGaggtggtggagaagctgaagaagACAGAACTCcaagctgctcctcctgctgacAGTTCTGCTGGACCTGGAGATGTGCTGTGTGACTTCTGCTCTGGGAGGAAGCAGAAAGCCCTCAagtcctgtctggtgtgtctggtctcttacTGTGAggctcacctccagcctcactatGAATTTCCTGCCTTTAAGAAGCACAAGCTGGTCATAGCCTCTTCACAACTGCAGGAAAAGATCTGCTCTCGTCACAATGAAGTGATGAAGATCTTTTGTAGAACTGACCAGCAGTGTATTTGTTTGGTGTGTGCGATGGATGAACATAAAGGTCATGATACAGTCTCAGCTGCAACAGAAAGAACCGAGAAACAG cGGGAGCTTGGACTGAGTCAACAGAATGTTCAGAAGagagtccagcagagagagaaggagctgaaggagctcCAACAGGCTGTGGAGTCTCTGACT cGCTCTGCACAAGTAGCAGAGGTGGACAGTGAGAGGATCTTTACTGAGCTGATCTGCTCCATTGAGAGAAGACGCTCTGAGGTGAAGGAGCTGATCAgagcccagcagggggcagcagtgaGTCAGGCTGAAGGACtggtggagagactggagcaggaGATAGCTCAGCTGAAGAGGAGAGACGCTGAGCTGGAGCAGCTTTCACACACAGAAGATCACATccatttcctccag agttttcagtctctctccagccccagTGTATCTTCAGATTTACCCAGCACCATCGCCCCTCATCGTAAGGACTTCTGTGATGTGAGGGAGGCTGTGTCCAAGCTGAAAGAGAAACTAGAGGACATCCTTAAAGGGGAGTGGCCAAAGATCACAACCACAG tgAATCCAGCGGATCTTTTACTGCCACCAGAGCCCAAGACCAGAGCAGACTTCTTACAAT aTTCCTGTCagctcacactggacccaaacacagcataCAAACATATATCTCTGTCTGAGGGGAACAGAATAGGAAACATTTCTTCAGTCCAGCCATATCTTTATCATCCAGAGAGATTCACTCACGCCTGGCAGGTGCTGTGTAGAAATGCTCTGTCTGGACATTGTTACTGggaggtggagtggagtggaatgGTTGGTATAGCAGTCTCATATAAAGACATCAACAGAACAGGGTCAGGTCTTCTATCTGAATTTGGAAACAATGATAAATCGTGGTGTTTAGAGAACTCCGGTAAATCTTTTTATTTCAGACACAATAATGTTAAGACAGTAACATCAAGCTTTGGTTCCAGAGTAGGAGTGTACCTCGATCACATGGCAGgtactctgtccttctacagcaTCTCTGACACAATGGCCCTCATCCACAGAGTCCAGACAACATTCACTCAGCCACTCTATCCTGGGTTTGTATTTCGGAGTTGGGTGGCCACTGCCAAGCTGTGTGAGCTGGAGTAG
- the LOC134023133 gene encoding tripartite motif-containing protein 16-like isoform X2, which yields MSQQGVLLDHNQFSCSICLDLLKDPVTTPCGHSYCMSCIKDYWDQDDQKGVYSCPECRQTFTPRPVLRKNNMLAEVVEKLKKTELQAAPPADSSAGPGDVLCDFCSGRKQKALKSCLVCLVSYCEAHLQPHYEFPAFKKHKLVIASSQLQEKICSRHNEVMKIFCRTDQQCICLVCAMDEHKGHDTVSAATERTEKQRELGLSQQNVQKRVQQREKELKELQQAVESLTRSAQVAEVDSERIFTELICSIERRRSEVKELIRAQQGAAVSQAEGLVERLEQEIAQLKRRDAELEQLSHTEDHIHFLQSFQSLSSPSVSSDLPSTIAPHRKDFCDVREAVSKLKEKLEDILKGEWPKITTTEPKTRADFLQYSCQLTLDPNTAYKHISLSEGNRIGNISSVQPYLYHPERFTHAWQVLCRNALSGHCYWEVEWSGMVGIAVSYKDINRTGSGLLSEFGNNDKSWCLENSGKSFYFRHNNVKTVTSSFGSRVGVYLDHMAGTLSFYSISDTMALIHRVQTTFTQPLYPGFVFRSWVATAKLCELE from the exons ATGTCTCAACAGGGAGTTCTGCTGGACCACAACCAGTTCAGTTGTTCAATCTGTCTGGATCTACTGAAGGATCCGGTGACTACTCCCTGTGGACACAGCTACTGTATGAGCTGTATAAAAGACTACTGGGATCAGGATGATCAGAAGGGAGTCTACAGCTGCCCCGAGTGCAGACAGACCTTCACTCCCAGGCCTGTTCTGAGGAAAAACAACATGCTGGCTGaggtggtggagaagctgaagaagACAGAACTCcaagctgctcctcctgctgacAGTTCTGCTGGACCTGGAGATGTGCTGTGTGACTTCTGCTCTGGGAGGAAGCAGAAAGCCCTCAagtcctgtctggtgtgtctggtctcttacTGTGAggctcacctccagcctcactatGAATTTCCTGCCTTTAAGAAGCACAAGCTGGTCATAGCCTCTTCACAACTGCAGGAAAAGATCTGCTCTCGTCACAATGAAGTGATGAAGATCTTTTGTAGAACTGACCAGCAGTGTATTTGTTTGGTGTGTGCGATGGATGAACATAAAGGTCATGATACAGTCTCAGCTGCAACAGAAAGAACCGAGAAACAG cGGGAGCTTGGACTGAGTCAACAGAATGTTCAGAAGagagtccagcagagagagaaggagctgaaggagctcCAACAGGCTGTGGAGTCTCTGACT cGCTCTGCACAAGTAGCAGAGGTGGACAGTGAGAGGATCTTTACTGAGCTGATCTGCTCCATTGAGAGAAGACGCTCTGAGGTGAAGGAGCTGATCAgagcccagcagggggcagcagtgaGTCAGGCTGAAGGACtggtggagagactggagcaggaGATAGCTCAGCTGAAGAGGAGAGACGCTGAGCTGGAGCAGCTTTCACACACAGAAGATCACATccatttcctccag agttttcagtctctctccagccccagTGTATCTTCAGATTTACCCAGCACCATCGCCCCTCATCGTAAGGACTTCTGTGATGTGAGGGAGGCTGTGTCCAAGCTGAAAGAGAAACTAGAGGACATCCTTAAAGGGGAGTGGCCAAAGATCACAACCACAG AGCCCAAGACCAGAGCAGACTTCTTACAAT aTTCCTGTCagctcacactggacccaaacacagcataCAAACATATATCTCTGTCTGAGGGGAACAGAATAGGAAACATTTCTTCAGTCCAGCCATATCTTTATCATCCAGAGAGATTCACTCACGCCTGGCAGGTGCTGTGTAGAAATGCTCTGTCTGGACATTGTTACTGggaggtggagtggagtggaatgGTTGGTATAGCAGTCTCATATAAAGACATCAACAGAACAGGGTCAGGTCTTCTATCTGAATTTGGAAACAATGATAAATCGTGGTGTTTAGAGAACTCCGGTAAATCTTTTTATTTCAGACACAATAATGTTAAGACAGTAACATCAAGCTTTGGTTCCAGAGTAGGAGTGTACCTCGATCACATGGCAGgtactctgtccttctacagcaTCTCTGACACAATGGCCCTCATCCACAGAGTCCAGACAACATTCACTCAGCCACTCTATCCTGGGTTTGTATTTCGGAGTTGGGTGGCCACTGCCAAGCTGTGTGAGCTGGAGTAG